The genomic DNA CGGATCTACGATCCCGTTGGATTCGCCGTCGCATTTCTTAAAAAGGCCAAGATTGGAATGCAAGATCTTTGGCAAACTGGAGTCGACTGGGACGAGGAACCCCCGCTTACGATCCGTTACAAGTGGATCGAACTGTTCAAAGAGATGAAGGAGCTTAGCAAGATAACCTTTCAGAGAAGTTTGTGCTCTGCGAATGCAACCGAACCGCCAATGCTGTGCGTATTCTCAGATGCGTCACAAGATGCCTTTGGAACTTGTGCATACATCCGCCAGAGAACAAATGGTGACAAGTACCAGGTCAGATTGATTGCAGCGAAGTCACGAGTCGCACCCTTGAAGCAACTAAGCGTACCGCGATTGGAGCTACAGGCCGCAGTCCTCGCTTCCCGTCTAGCCAAGACTATAGAGCAGGAGTCCAGGCTACAATTCAAATCCGTGAAGCTTTTCACTGATAGTTCGATAACGCTTGCTTGGCTACAAAGCCCTTCACGTAGCTTCAAGCCATTTGTGTCCTCGCGTGTCGGAGAAATCCAGAGCAACACCGACCCGAGTCAGTGGAAACACATCCACGGTGAAGTGAATGTGGCCGATGATGTTTCAAGACGAATACGAGTGGAGGAGTTAAACGGAAGATGGAGCAATGGACCAGAGTTCTTGCAACTACTTCAGGAATTTTGGccaaaagaaacaatgaaagcTGTCTCAGAGGAAGAAATGAAACGTCGTCAAGTGAAGGCAGTTTGCGAAGTAAAAAAAGTTGAACAAGCCATCAACCCTGAGAAATTCTCTAACTGGAGAAAATTGATACGGGTAACAGCACGTATACAAAGGCTAGCTAAGAAGATAAGTTTACGAAAGCACGCGCAAGAAGGAAGAAACGGTCCACTAACCCCTAAAGAACTAGAGACTGCAGAGCTTTTGTGGATCAAAGCAGCTCAAAATGATTTTCATCGCCGAAAGGAAAAGGGAGAGTTCAAATCACTGAGCCCGTTTCTGGATGGTAAAGGTGTAATTAGCGTTGGAGGAAGAGTGGACGAGGCTATCATCTCCTATAACGCAAAACACCCGCCCTACTCCCAAGTAACCATTGGATCTCCTGGTTAATAACAAGACATGCCCACCAGTACGGTCATAACGGGGTAGCAGCTACGACCGCCAGAACAAGAAGGAAGTTCTGGATTCTGAAAGGAAACAAACTAAGCAAGGTAGTAAAGTGCAAATGTGCATTCTGTCGAGAAATGGCACACAAGGCGGAGACTCAATTAATAGCAAATTTACCCGCCCTTCGCTTAGCTCCGTATACCCCACCGTTCTACATGACCGCGTGCGACTATTTCTGGCCTTATAACGTCAAGATCTCAAGAAACAAAACCGCAAAGCATTGCGGAGTTTTGTTCACATGCCTAAACACACGGGCTGTCCATTTGGAAATGGCAGTGGACCTTACACCTATGAAGTTTCTTCAAGTCCTGAGAAGATTCTTAGCCATACGAGGTCGACCAGCAGTCATACTGAGTGACAACGGCTCTCAGTTTGTCGATGCCGAGAAAGAACTACGTCAGATGGTAAGCGACATAAACGAGGAAGAAGTTAAAGCGTTCTGTGGAGGGAAGGGGATGCAGTGGAGGTTCATTACGCCAGGTGCCCCGCATCAAAATGGCTGTGCAGAAGCACTAGTTAAAACATGCAAGAGTGCCTTGAAGAAAGCTGTTGGCAGCCAGGTACTAACTCCATCGGAGCTGTACACAATTCTACTGGAAGTGGCTAATCTGGTGAACCAGCGACCGATCGGTTGGATACCAAATGACCCGGACGATGGCAGTTACATATGCCCAAACGACATACTTCTAGGATGTGCGTCGTCGGAAATTCCACAAGGGCCTTTCAAGGGAACAAACAACCCGCGCCACAGGGTGAAATTCGTGCAGAAAATCATTGATTCATTTTGGAAGCGCTGGAACAGGGATGTGTTCCCGTCACTCGTACCTAGGAAGAAATGGTAGGTGGAAAAGCGGAACGTGAGACCAGATGATATCGTAGTAGTATCAGATCCCAAAGCTCTCCGGGGGAAATGGTCAATTGGAAGGGTCCTAGAAGTACACCCTGGACCTGACGGTCGAGTGCGAAATGTTGAAGTCAAGACGTCGACAGGCATGTACAGCCGACCCATAACCAAGATCGCCGTCATACACCCTGCAGAAGGTGATGACTAGCCAGAAGCTGTTAGAGATAAGGACTACGCCCTTATCGGGGCGGAGAATGTTTCGTTGATTAACATTTAATTCGTTTATTGacctttgattttatttgatttgtcgCGTGATTGACAGTCGATGGCGTAATAGCTAAGTAAGTTGATCTTTCAGTTAGAATGACACATTTTAAGAAACGCGAAATAAGAGACAAAGGTCAACACCCGTTTTGTATCTTACGTTGAACATCGCTAACCTGTAGTTTTTTACTGTCCGATCTGCTGACCTGTTAATACTGAAATAAGTTTGACTGGATATCGCCACAGAAGAAGGTAGCTTTTTGTAACcgtttgaattttgagaatTATAATTTCCCATGCAATTTCATGAATCACTCGCATTAGGTTTCAATTCTCtcgaattttgtttcttttttatagATCGAATGAAATAACATTAAGACTACTTGAAAGTAGCCCATATCAATGTGAATGGTCTAATGACAACAACGAAATTTCAGGAGGTCCAGTTGTTATTAGAAAAGGTGAAATTTGATGTGCTGGGTATTACAGAAAGCAAGCTCACGGGCAAAATTCGGGATGAAGATATCATGATTCCGGGGTATAGATTCTTTCGAAAGGACAGACCAGTGGAGGATGGAGGAGGAGGCTGTGTGCTATACTATGCCGAAAGTTTAGATATTGTTTTGATTCAAAATTGCTTCCCTGCAAATCTAAATACACTCGAGACAATATGGGCTGAGCTAAAATTCCACTCACAAAACCTGGCATTGTCAATTATGTATAGACCTCCGAAAGGCACAAACTTCTTCGGTATGATGGAAAGGCAACTTGACTGTatttgcaagaaaaagaaaaacatcctTATTATGGGTGACTTTAATGCAAATGTGTTATGTAACACGAGACATGAGGCCGTCGCTAAAGTAAATGACTCTGATCAAGGAAGAAAGCTCACAAATGTGCTGAGAAAGTTTTCATTGACAAATGTCATCAAAGAACCTACAAGGATTACGGAAACTACAAAGACATTAATTGACCTCTCAATCATAAGTGACAGAACCAAAGGTGTTAAGGCAGGGGTATTTGACACTTGTATTGCAGATCACAGATTGATATACACAGTATTGAAATTATCTAAAACAAGAGTTCCACCAGTAATCAGGTCGGTAATCGACTGGAAAAACTGCAATCAAGACACCTTCAGACAACAAGTGGCCTTTATTCCATGGCATGCCTGTAATGTctttgatgatattgatgacAACTATTGGATGGCAAATGCTCTGTATCAGGACATTAAATTAGAATTTTTACCAGAAAGAAAGGCAAAGGTCCGCTACAAGTCTCTACCCTGGATGAATGGTAGTATAAGAAAACTCATGAACCAAAGGTATCAACAACTATTGAAAGCACAGAGGACAGGAAGCTTGGAGGATAGGGTAAAGTACAAAGAACTGAGAAATAAGGTAATCAAAGCTCTCAGAAGTGCTGAGGCAGAGTATTGGACAAATATGCTAAACACCACCAGTAAAGGATCAAGGGACTTTTGGAAGATTATGAACCAattaacaagaagaggaaaaagCAGCATGAGAATTGGCCCAGTCAGAAACAGCAatgatgttttagtgtatgaTGATCATGAAAAATCAGCCACCATGAATTCCTTTTTTGCAACAGTGGGTGAGAAATTAGCTTCTAACTTTCCAACCACCACTGTGGATGGGCTATCATTCATCTCAAGAATTACACCAACAATTTCGGATGTATCATTTGGTCATGAGGTTTTTTGCAGTAAACTTGCAAAACTTAATATTCGAAAATCCCATGGGAGTGATGGTATAAcatcaaaagaaatgaaaattgtttcaaagGAAATTGCGTATGGCATCTCAGATTTAAGCAAAATGAGCTACGagcaaggtaaatatccaagtCAGTGGAAGATTGGTAAAGTTAAATACAAAGGTGGAGACTGTGCAGACTGTGGGAATTACAGGCCACTGACTATGTTGAGTATACCTAGTAAAGCTGTAGAGTCAGTCCTCTGTGATACCATTGATCCGCACCTGAATGACGTACTGCATGACAACCAGTGGGGTTACAGGAAAGGTATATCATCAGAGTCTCTCCTACTGTACCTTACTGAAACCTGGAATCATCATATCGATCAAGGAAAAGTTATTGGCGCTATATTTATAGACTTCCGGAAAGCCTTTGAATCGGTCTGTCCAGCAATCTTGTCCCATAAATTGCAGGCCTGTGGCATTAGTGGCaacctttttcattggctaaatagctATCTATCAAATCGACACCAATTTGTTGAACTAAATGGAGTGAAATCGCCTGTATTAGAAGTTAAATACGGTGTCCCACAAGGTTCGTTACTTGGGCTGTTCTCGATCTATGTTAATGATTTCCCCGATTGCATAACACAAGGCGAGCTACATCtgtatgcagacgacaccactgcctttgtaattggaGATAATCCTGATGATGTTACAATTAAATTGAATTGTCTCTTTAAAGAGATCTGGGCTTTCTGCAGACTAAATAAGCTGACTCTGCACTCTGGAAAGTCCGAAGTAATGATTATCCAACGTGATCAGTTTGTGGGCCCACTGTTGCCTGTGACGCATGGGGGTACACAAATCGACtacacaatgaaaacaaaattagcGGGTGTGGTTATCGACAACAAACTGACATGGAGAGATCAGTTAGAGAAGACACATGAATCACTAAGTAGTCAGTATCGTGTGCTAAAGAAAATGCGATATCTATCACCCAAATCATGACTAGAGGCATTTTAATTTAGAACAGTAATTCCACAAATAACATATTGCATATCTGTCTGGGGCAACTGTTCTGTGGCTAAGCTATATGAAATTGAGAACTTACATATTAAAGTTGGTAGATTTATCCATAGAGTTCCTcagaatattttgaaaagtggcAAGATCCAGGATACCTTTACAAACGTAGGCTTGCTACAGGTGTATAGAGGCTTTTAAAGTTAAGCGGGGCTTAAACCATAGGTTATTGCCATTCTTTACTTTTACTGAATCCAAGCGCAGAGGTGTATTACTTGAGGTGAAACGGAAGAAAACAGAGTTAGGAAGAAATAGCTTCTCATATAGGGGGATTGTGGTATGGAATTCACTGGATAGAAGGACAAGGAACTTGGAAAAGCTAGATGCTTTGAAAGTAGCACTGAACCGCAAC from Montipora capricornis isolate CH-2021 chromosome 2, ASM3666992v2, whole genome shotgun sequence includes the following:
- the LOC138037555 gene encoding uncharacterized protein, with the translated sequence MIPYPWKKDPKSLPDNRSLALKRLEVTERRLKSNLNQAKAYEEQMTEMVKMNFCRKLSEDEVKNYKVTVHYIPHHAVIRPEKKGTPVRTVFNSSSVFQGHKLNDYWMKGPDLLNNLFGVVLRFREREVALVGDISKMYHRILIPERGQHVHRFLWRNLETSRKPDVYVKTVLTFGDKPAPAMAQTALSKTAEGSKITHPKAADVVTKNAYMDDICDSVDTVMEAKQQTEHIDTVLEKGGFKVKGWISNKPLRSPSQNEKREMATMFQGSIEENVLGITWNNQSDTFKVNFELISRIIEAEQRQPKIKLTKRLLLSQIARIYDPVGFAVAFLKKAKIGMQDLWQTGVDWDEEPPLTIRYKWIELFKEMKELSKITFQRSLCSANATEPPMLCVFSDASQDAFGTCAYIRQRTNGDKYQVRLIAAKSRVAPLKQLSVPRLELQAAVLASRLAKTIEQESRLQFKSVKLFTDSSITLAWLQSPSRSFKPFVSSRVGEIQSNTDPSQWKHIHGEVNVADDVSRRIRVEELNGRWSNGPEFLQLLQEFWPKETMKAVSEEEMKRRQVKAVCEVKKVEQAINPEKFSNWRKLIRVTARIQRLAKKISLRKHAQEGRNGPLTPKELETAELLWIKAAQNDFHRRKEKGEFKSLSPFLDGKGVISVGGRVDEAIISYNAKHPPYSQVTIGSPG
- the LOC138037556 gene encoding uncharacterized protein: MAVDLTPMKFLQVLRRFLAIRGRPAVILSDNGSQFVDAEKELRQMVSDINEEEVKAFCGGKGMQWRFITPGAPHQNGCAEALVKTCKSALKKAVGSQVLTPSELYTILLEVANLVNQRPIGWIPNDPDDGSYICPNDILLGCASSEIPQGPFKGTNNPRHRVKFVQKIIDSFWKRWNRDVFPSLVPRKKW